The Zea mays cultivar B73 chromosome 7, Zm-B73-REFERENCE-NAM-5.0, whole genome shotgun sequence DNA segment cgcctgaggccggatggtccgcgcgaggtctcggacggtccttgcttttcctccggacggtccgtagtgtatacttggatttttgcattggttctgtccgaggtttatcctggtgttgcggacggtccgccgcaagggcccggacggtccgcgcttggcctgtttttccaaaaagcttctcctgtccggaataatctacggtattccggacagtcgatttagtatagttgtagatgaacctttggcacctgtagaacatataatctagagcaaactagttagtccaattatttgtgttgggcaattcaaccaccaaaatcaattaggaaacaggtgtaagcctaattctctttcacCAACGCGTGTCTAAGCCCCGCCACACGCACCATCGCCGGCCCCACGCGCACCACCGCCGCCGGAGGCCGCCCGGCCACGCCACGCGTACCATTGTCGCCCCCACGCAAGGTATGAACTTGTTATGTGTCAATTTTCATTTATTATTGATTAGATGATAGAATGTATAAATCATGTAAATTTGTGAATGATAGGATATGTAAATCATGTAAGTTAGGCTATAGTCTCATTGAAAATTTGTGAATGAAATATGTAAATCGTGCCATTGAATTATGCGTACTATAGTCTCATGAATGAAAtatgcacagggcatcgctctgccacctccattgttccctccagttgaccctgctctcttccatactcctgtgagtatcaaaattgtagttagatgttagtaatgcatctggtataacacatgcaatctcttctctgtgcagggccaatctggggtggCATCCAACAACACTtcagaagggttcagcccaacgcaacacCAGtcgaaccgcccacctccatgagtgttatgttttcagtgtttagacttcagaacttgtgttgaatacttatgtttgtgttagatacttatgtcagagcttgagacatatgagacttatgtttgtgttggatacttgtgttgaacacttatgtttgtgatggatatttatgtttgtgttggctatttatgtttgtgatgatatctgtgatgtatatatgtgatatatgtgatgtatatgtgatatcttttgtttgtttggatggaatataaaaaacaaataaaaaaggtgcctactggtcactttgccgagtgtcaaggccatagcactcggcaaagaaccaagacctgggcaccggtataggttctttgccgagtgtaatgtctctgacactcggcaaagaagcacgctttgccgagtgccgtacctagcactcggcaaagaacctgacatggggaccctctctgacgggttctttgccgagtgtcccaggtggcactcggcaaagattgattctttgccgagtgctcccgggcagacactcggcaaaggtaactcctttgccgagtgtcacccgggacactcggcaaagacaccgtctccgtcacccggcgccgtaacgactgcttttctttgccgagtgctctctggcactcggcaaacctctttgtcgagtgtctgagaaaaagtactcggcaaagaaggctttgccgatgcactgtatgccgagccttctttgccgagtgcgacactcggcaaaggcggcaATTCCGGTAGTGATACACATTTAATACATGCTACATAAGCATTTTTATGATGCATCAGCATCAAGAGAGTTAAGAGGAAAGAGAAGAAAGTTATACAATGGACTGGGAATAGCCTTAAGATACAACTTTTTCTCCCTCCTATATTAAATATGTTGCCACATCAGCAACAAATTCGATGTAGCATCTCATTAATGAGTATTGATACTACCCATTGGGGATACCCTAAATGAGTTGCCACATCAGTAGATTTGGTGATATGGTATGATTTTTAGGGCATTTACAACCCCGAGATCCTTGATCGGTTTTCTAGGTACAAGAGACAATTAAGAAACTGCATGATACAATCCTGAGCTCCTGGATCATAAATACAGTTAAGAGAATATGTGTGGAGACTCGTATTGAGACGTACTCTTCACAAAGAGCTCGTTTCTTGTATTTTTTCAAACAACTCCCTAGAGACCCCCTTAAGAGACTCCACTatggttgtacatgcccttatgaTGAGAGAGACGAGCAAGAGTTTCATCAGGATGAAACCGGTCCTCACCATTTCCAACATCTTGGAAACCTAATGAAATCACCACTGGGATCCACACACATTTTTCTGATCGATGTGGCTACGCCTCCCTCCCTTTCGCGCAAAAACCTCCCCATCTTGCAGAGTCACAGTCCTGCAGTCTACACACGTTTGTAAAAAGATTAATTGTATATATGATACTCAACTTTTATAAAATTAGACGGTTAGTTCGTTTTGATACCTTCGAGTGGCATAAAAATGTTCGGGAGCGCCATCGGCGCTTGCCCGCTCGCCTCAGGGGCATCACCGTCGCTCGATCTTGAGGAGCGCTGCCGCTGGCCCCCGGAATCGCCATCGCTCGCATGTCCGAGGGAACCGTCACCCCCGCTAACCTAATCCCTAACGGCCTGGGAGTGTTTTTATAGCCGCCCTAATCTGGTGCGACTGAACCGGATGGCACCATTGAGCCAAGACTTACTCTATTTATTGAATGCCCAGagctccatatatatatatatatagaacaaTGATAAGGCACTACCTTTACTTGTTAGGAGGTAATACTTTAAACAATTTCGAGCTTTGAGCACGACATAATTTTATATATCTATATACATATCTTAGTATGACACAACTCTCTTGTGTCATGCTCAAATCTTACCTCTAACTCGTCATCATTCAGGATATAGATATCCGAGTTATCCGTCACAAATCTTTTTTACCATCCTAATGTTTTTCACAGAAGTACTTGTACCCACGACTTATATCCTCTCACACCACCCAACATTTTTACTTCACTGCGGCTTGATTTTGTCGGACAAAAATTTAGTAGATAATTGTTTAGGCATCTAAGTGATTTTAAACGAAGACTTGGTCAACTACAAATGTGTAAGGTTGATTCCCATTTACTCTGCAAGCAATGGTAATTCGTTCAGTATTTGCTCCAACGGTAATTCGTAAACATTTTTTGCAACATAATGCATTGTCCACACCAGGCTCCTGTCTGATAAGCGTGCCTCCCAATAAATGGGTATTCAGTGCCATCCAACCCAGGACACAGCCCTTCAAGAACCCCTGCCCTAGCTTGCATTGCATCGGTAGCTCCCAGCCTCACCTTCATCACTCCAGGAACCCCAGCCCTTGGGCTACTCTCTTCTTCATTCTCCACTCGCGCACCTCTCCTCCATCCAATGGTTCCATCCATGACCATGACACCTATCTTCTTCATTCTCCACTCCCAGCCCTGGTGGTTTGTGCTTCTTGGAGAGCAGCGTAACAAGTTGAAGATTAGGTTAAGGGGTTTGTTTGTCTGGTTCAAGGTCGCCACACAGCAGGGAAAACCCATTTCGCCTTGAAGCATGCACCATGATGGGTGTACCTGTTGGTGATCTCGGACCAGGCTTCAATCCCTTTAACTAGCGTCTGCATATATATGTGCTTCTCTAATCAGCTGTTCAAGCAATTTGCCTCTGGGTAAGCCATCTGTTCGACCGTTGGAGGTTTTGTTTCCATTTGACTAATCGTTAGAGAAAACAACAAGAGTTTATTAAGTACCTGGTTTATTTGCATGGCAAGCTTCCCGCTCTAGTCTTTTAGTATATACTGGCtctgtttctttttagttgtcgctggatagtttaattttgcactatctagcgacaactaaaacgaaacggagggagcAGTAGAATAGTGTCCGAAGGATATACTGTACTATAACAACATTAATTAATTCATGCATGTACGCATGTGAACTCGCGACTGCCTCTGAACGAATGTATGAATCGCTGTCATGCATGCAAGCACCGTACCTCAGCGTTTGCACTCCCTTGCCTTTGCATACCGCatttttttccttcttcttcttggAAGAGAGCATATATACAATCAGAGAATGCATGTCTTCTAATAACGCACGTaatcatatatatacatatatattcaTGTCAAACTGCAGATTGACATCGTTACTTGTTAATATATCAGATGCTGTGCAACAGCTAATATATTATAGCACATTGCTAATTAATACAGAACGACGAGATCTGAATTGAAGAGCGAAACTGATGGAAGCATTTAATATAAGCACATCTGGCCCAGACAGAGAAATAGCTAGGCTCATTACTTCGCTCACGTGGCCGTCGTGCCAATCGCCATTGTTACCGTGCATTATTCCGTCTTCCAGCTATACACTTATCCTAGTAGATCTCATGCAAACGAGTATATATCGACCTCATCATGCTGTAAATAAGATGACAACATGCATTGTTCGCAATTAAGGGAAAGTAAGGACATGTTCAATTCGGAGCCAGGCATGCTCACATGGCACAGGCATCCATCATAGGCGTCTTAGTTTTGGGGGTCTTGGACGTCTCAAGCTGTGGTCGATGTTTGAGAGCAAAGCTGCCTGGTAGGCTCTGAATCAAACAACATCTAAGCCTGTTTCTAGAAGCTATTTTATCTTATCATTTATTTAAACCTTTATTTTAAATTTCACCTTATAAACAATATAATTTATAATACAAATCCATTATTTTACACGATGTACCGTGAACACCCTAAGTATCCGTATTACCCGCTTTGCGTGTCCATCGATATTACAGAACTGCAGAACTGAAGTATAGGTACATAGTACAGCATGTGTATGTGCTGAAAAAAAGGTCATGTGTAACCATGTTAATTTTGATGCTTTCATCTACACGTTGGCTTTACTTCTGATGACCTACTTCATTTCATGGCACTGACAAGCACATGACATACATGCCTGCCTGAGAGGCTACAATCGCGTGAACAAGCATGCATGCGTCCTTGCACAGCCATCCATCATAGGCGTCTTAGTGTTGGGGGTCTTAGAATTCTGAAGCTGTGGCCTATGGTCGGGAACTCTAGATCTCGCCGATGTCGAGCTTTGTACTTCACATGGCACAGGCATCCATCATAGGCATCTTAGTTTTGGGGGTCTTAGACGTATGAAGCTGTGGCATGTGGTCGATGTTTGAGAGCAAAGTTGTCTGGCAGGCTCCGAACCAAACAACATCTAAGCCTATTTCTAGCGGCTATTCTATCTTATCTTCTACTTGATCCTTTAATTTAAACTTCATCCTGTAAACAATGATAATGTACTTCATTTCATGACACAAACAAGCATGGCATACATGCTACACGCTGCCTGCCTGACACCGTCTTCGAAGGCTCGAACAAGCATGCATGCGTCCTTGATGCCTGGTAGGCTCCGAACCAAACAACATCTAAACCTGTTTCTAGTAGCTATTATATCTTATCTCCTATTTGATCCTTTACTTTAAACTTCACCTTATAAACAGTGATGTCGTACTTCATTTCATGACACTGACAAGCACATGACGTACATGCTACACGTTGTCTGTCTGACGTCGTCTTTGAAGGCTCGAACAAGCGTGCATTCGTCCTTGCACAGTCAGCCCCTTGCGGCCTTGCCTGCCTACAAGCCCGAAAAAGCTCGACACGTTTAATTTCGAGCTGATCTGGTCTAATATTAATTTTAGGCCGTGCCGAGCCAGCCCACAGGCTGAGCCCTCAGCCCACGGTTTGCACGTTATTAGCTAAACGTGTCGGACTTTAATAGAGCGCTcgaaatctctactaactattaagcgcAGAGCGTAAACCGCCCCCGCTCGCCCTCCGCCCGCCTGCCCTCCGAAAACCCCGCCCGCGCGCGAGCCGCCATCTCGCCGCCAACCGCAAGGCGTGACCCCGACCGCCGTCCCGCCACCAACCGCAAGGCGCGTCTGCCGCGATTCGCGCCAGCCCGCACGCGTGCCGCAaaccccggccgccgccgccgcgaacCCCGGCCTCCGCTATCCGCCCAACCCGTACGCCGCGCACCCCGCACGACCACCGCGATACGCCAGCCGCGAACCGCCGAAAAACCCGCCCGGCGTGGTGGCGGCACAGGACCTGGTGGACACCTTCAACGTCCCCTTCCGCGCCTGCGTCAAGGACGGTCGCGCCGCTAGTGTCATGTGCTCCTACAACCAGGTCAACGACGTGCCCACCTGTGTCGATGCAGCGTTCCTGCGCGGCACCATCCGCGGGCCCTGGGGCCTGGACGGCTACATCGTCTCCGACTGCGACTCCGTCGACGTCTTCTTCCGCGACCAGCACTACACGCGCACCCCCGGCCTCGACCTCGACTGTCGGTCGTTCCTCGCGCTCTACGCCGGCTCCGCCACATGACTTCGACAGGGAGGGCGGTGCCCCGGTTCCGCTGGCAAGCTGCATCGTCTCCGACTCCTACCAGCCATGGACCGGCGGGGTGGGGAGGGAGCCAGCGGCTTCTCCTCCCGTCATCTACACGCAGCACCACGACGAGGCAGATCCGGACTTTGGTTCCTGCCGGGACAAGGAGATGCTCGACCATCTTGACAATGAGCTGGACAACGAACCCGTGGTGGTGAAGAGAGGCCAGCACATCGTGGAGGTGAACCCCCAAGGCATCAGCAAAGGCATGGTGGACAGCCTGCTGTCGTCCAGAGTCAGAACAGGGACGGACTGGGTGGATGGATGGAGGACGCCGCGAAGGTGTTCGACGAAATGCTGACTAAGGGCGAGGAGGCACCATCTGCGGTGATGTACAATGCTCTGATCAATAGCTACTGCACAGGTGCAAATATGGAAGGCCTTTGTGCAGACAAGACTCAACAATTGGTTGACATCACAGACTGGATCGTGGACACAAAGATTACCGTGCTTAGGGACAACAACAGGCCAAAACCTGGTGGCAATGTTACCTTTGGCGAGTTGCTCACGAGCAGTGTGCTGACAGCAGGTGTCTGGGTGCTTATGCTGGTCTGGAATGCTAGGACTTCTGTCGGTTTGTTTAAGAAGGATGGCTTGCTGGCTGCCCATGATGAGGAGCCTGCAAATTACTTCCAGGGGCATGGCTGTGTTGTGGATTTTGAGTTGAAGCTTGAAGAGTGTCAACTGAAGCAGTACCAATGGGAGCAGGAACAGATGGCTTCGATGAAGGAGTACATTGCTCGCTTTGGTCCTGGTTCTGCAAAGCTTGTGAGGGGAATTAAGCAACCATGGCCGCCACCAAGGGCAGTCCCGCCGCGGCTTGATTACATCGATGATGAGGCTTCTGTTGGTAGTGCTGGGACTAGATTGTATCCCTTGACAAAGAAGTGTGCCAAGCCTGCAGTGCCATTGGGTGCCAACTATAGACTGATTGATATTCCTGTCAGCAGTTGTCTCAATAGCAACATAATTGGGCTACTGTGCTCAACTTTTGCTCAAATGGAATTTTATTATCTTGATTTCTCCCTACTCATTTATGCATATTCTGTACTAGAATATTGTTTTTATTATATATGTGACTATTGCATAACGTGCAGGTTCCTTGGCATGTTCCCTGTGGTGGTGTGTGCTACTGAGATGGAAATTTGGTGTTCATTGCCAATGATTGGCACACTGCACTTCTACCTACTTATCTGAAGGCAAATTACAAAAACCATGGGTTAATGCAGTACACTCGCCCCATTCTCGTCATACATAACATCGCTCACCAGGTCGTTTCCTTCTCCTAATCATGAACTTGATGAGCCATCGCTTTTTTATATAGGAATTAAAATAGTTCAATTCTGATTGTGGCACATTGATCTGTTGATCAATTGTTTTTTAGACTTTCAGTCAAACATTGATGCAGAATTGACTATCCTGCATCCTAACGACTTCCCTCTTGTTCGTAGGGTCGTGATCCTGTAGATGAATTCCCGTACATGAACTTGCCTTAAGACTACCTTCAACATTAAAGAAAAAATACTACACATATCACAGTACAGGTTTCGCCCCACTgtataggttttgtttttttccTGTAACTCTCTTTCTCTTCTTTCCTTCTATAATAAAAAAATTGCACAATAGGGGATCCCCTACTGTATTTTCCCTAAAAAAATGTATGTGTGCATTGAACTGCCATTAATGTCACATATGTCGATGATCAGTCAGTCAACAAGATAAAGTTAATATAGCAAAAGGTCATACATTTAGCAAACATTCTGGATTGCCCTTTCACGATTGTTGTAGTCCAACAAATAAACAAAACAATAAACAACTTTATTAGGCTAAGAAAAGATGAATCAAGGTGCGGAAAAAATATTTGGTCTAAGTAATCATTTTACATCACATATATTTCCATATAAATATGGTCAATTTGTTGCCATTgttcagtcaaaggaaaagtattgCACATATCTCAGTTCCAAAAAAGGCTACGTTAAGCTAAAACAAGTGTGAAAAAAATTGCACAATCCCGGGCTTCTGTCTACATCTATATAAGACAGCTACAGTGTTTTCAGAAACCTTGCAGACTCAGATTGGGTAGGACTTTTGGAGTGTTCAAAAGGGCCATTTTCTCCTGAAGATAATAGCTTCACATAATTCATCATAAAACCCATCAATTTAGTAGCCTCCAGGCTGCAAGATTCCTTTAATAGTTGAGTATTTTCTATATCTTTATTATCTATTTGCAAGCATCATCTTCAAGTAAAAAATAAAATGCCTTAATCTGTCTATTAAGGTCATTGAGTCTCTGCAGAGCCATGACATGAAAGATGTAAACAAGTGGAGCAAAAGAAGCACAATTTGTTGAGAGAGACTTTGATAAACTCTCAGTAACATCCAAAAGGGAGTTTGGATTTTCACCAATCAATGCAAAATAACCCTTTCCAATAGTATTAGGTGGATTGGACCATTCCTTTCCTGAGAATACAATGAAGGGATTCCCCCACTAACTTTGTTGCATCTGTGGCTACATCTGGAGTCATGAGGCCAATAGATTGCTGATACAAGCTTgtacattatatatatatatatatatatatatatatatatatatatatatatatatatatatatatatatatatatctactaactattaagacaaTAGTGTAGACTGTCTCCTGtgcccccgcctcctcctctacCCGCACGCCCATCTTCCCCGCGAAAGCTGCAACCGCCACGCTGAGAAACCCGCCGGATCTCGACGCGGCCGAGCGGGCGCACGCACAGGCAGCGGCGGAGGAAGCTTGCCATCCCTACCCCCATCTAGCCCCCGCCATACTCCGACCCTAGGGTTTCCGTCCAACTCTTCCGTAAGGTTCCAAAAAAATAGCCAACGACGAGCTGGCCCCGTAACCGCTCCTGCGGCagccgccgcccccgccccagCCGGGGGCAACCATTCCCCGGCCTTCTCGTTCAGCATCTGGCCGCCGACgcagcgcacgcgggacgcggtGGTGCGGTGCCTCGTGGAGACGCTCGCGGGAGACACCGTCCTTTGCAAGCGCTACGACGCCGTGCCGGTCGCCGACGCCGAGCCCGCGGCGCGCGCCATCGAGACCGAGGCCTTCGACACCGTGGCCGCTGCGGGAGGCGTCGCCGCCTCCGTGGAGGAGGGGAACGAGGCGCTGCAGTCCTACTCCAAGGAGGTGAGCCACCGCCTCCTCGACTTTGTCAAGTCCCGCTCCGCGGACGCCAAGGCCGACCCGCCGTCGGTGGAGGCCCTAGCCCCTGacgcgcccgaggcccagtccgcGGCGTTAGCGCCAGCCAACCAGTCATTCCGTACCTGATCTTCCTGAGATGAGATTGAGTTGCGTCTTGAGTTTGTGGAGACTGCAACCTGTGTGTGTGGCTTGGGTCTAGGTCTGTGTGACTTTAACGTTAGCTGTTTGCACATCTATGCAGTTCTTCTTCCATGGATGTCTGATTTAGTGCGtgctcttttttttcttcttgcaATGACTGCCCCCTGACCAAGGATTATGTTCCGTTTGCTGTGACGCTCATGCATCGAGATATAAATAAAACCCAAATTTGTGCCCTGTCCCTGTCCGCCCCTGAGGTTTGCAAATCAGGAGGCCTCGAGTGATAGGTCCGAAATAACAAGCTGAATCCTCCCATCTTTCAAGCCATGTTTTTATTTCGTAACTGTCGTCGTTGATTTGAAATCTGATTATGGGTCATAAATACATTTCATTATGAATCCTCAACGATCAAATACCTATATCGCAATCTTCTGTGTACTTTTTGCTACTATACTGTATGTCAGCTGGCTTTGGAATCAATACCAAGCTACCATCTCGTTCAAATGTGGCCTCGCTACTGAAATTGAATGAATCATCTGTCTCCCATTTTTCTTTACGCCGACCAATTCTGCACGATGGCTTGTTTTTGTCAACAAGTTCAAAGAGCGTCTGGTTGGTGCTAAGCCTGTCTGATGACCCGTATCTACTCTCGGTTGAAGATGAATAGGTCTGGTGTGTATGTGTGGTATGGTTGCTCTGCTTTCCTGGATTTACTCAGCCATTCTATTCGATATGGCTTTATACTCAATCTCCAATCGTCGTCCAGGTCGCTGATCTAGGTGTCATGTGATGCAGACGCTCAAGAAGAAGGTGGCTTCTCAAGGTCAAAGAAGGTGCCCCATTTCTTCTCCTTGTTTTTGCTTCGACACTTATCGCAGGAGGTTTGCATGTCGCTTGGCATCATGATTTATGGTTGTGGGAAGCATCTCATTACCTAATTCATATGTAGAGTTTCTAATTGATGAGCTTACTGTTTCTAATTGCTGCCTTACCTCTTCATTTGTTGTCCTAGGCCGATATAGGTCTTTCAATGGGCATTTCAGGGACAGAAGTTGCTAAAGAAAGCTCTGACATTATAATCTTGGATGATGACTTCACGTCAGTTGTCAAGGTTTGTTTGGTAGAATTATCCAAGAGGACCTAACTGAGTTCAGCACTGATTTTCTTTCCTTGTAAAAAATAATTCCACTTGTTTGGAGTTCACACATTGAAGTCCTGACTCCTGAACATAGCAAACATGCATGCCTTTTTTGGTATAATGTGCATTTCTAGGCTATAATTCTTGTTGCAGAAGTCTACCTGGTGAGATTTTACGATAGAATTTATGGATATATACattctctttcaggttgttcgttGGGGACGATCTGTCTACGGTAATATCCAGAAATTCATTGAGTTCCAGCTCACCGTCAATGTTGCTGCACTTGTCATTAATGTGGTTGCTGTTGTGTCCTCTGGTGATGTGCCCCTAAATGTTGTTGAGGTTCGGACAATTTTCATCCTTTTTTGTGCAATTTACTCGAATGCTGCCATTGCTTCATCATTCAAGAAGTTAGTTGTCATGTTGCATGAAACATCTGCTGAAGTTTGATATTATGTATAAGTATATATGTAATTTTAAATCTTTTTGATAAACAATTTATATAAAACTCAGATACATATAGCTTAACAACGACACAACATTTTACCTGAGACACGTGTATTTCTAGGCTGTTTCTCATCAGTATCATATACTTCTTTCACTTTTCAGCTTCTGTGGGTGAACCTCATAATGGACACACTTGGAGCTCTTGCATTAGCAACCGAGCCTCCAACAGACAACCTTATGAAGAGAAATCCTGTTGGTCGAAGGCATGTCAAATGATCCAAAATTTCTTGTTGACAACATTGTGTCCAATACCTATATACTATGCTTTTTTAATTTGGAAACATTTTTACCCATACTTTTCTACTGCAGGGAACCTCTTGTTACAAATATCATCCGGAGAAACTTGTTTGTTCAGGTTAGTATTCCTTCATTATACAGCTGGATTCTGTTAAAAACTCTTTGTTGTTCTGATATGTTTGGAATTTTACACAGGCCCTTTACCAAGTAGCAATTCTTCTGATTTTCAATTTTGATGGAGTAAGGATTCTGCGTCTGCAGAATGAAAGCCGATCTGATGCTGAGAAGATAAAAAATACTTTCATCTTCAACACATTTGTATTTTGCCAGGTGGAGTATTTGTTCTTCAATAATTTAAGAATCATAACAGAACATTAGTGGACGAATCTTGCTTCACCTTTTAGACAAATACATACTGACATTGGATTGTTCCCAAAAGGAAAGATCAATATTAAGTTGACTTTAAATTGATAGTAGTTTTCCCCCAAAAGGGACTAATGTGTACCCTAGCCTTGATACTACATGGATATTTTTCTTCACGTAAGGACTCGTTATAAGCTATTCATTGCTTTACCATAGTCGAATTTCAGGTATGGCATAAGTTATGTGGAAGTTGGTTATATGCGCTTGACTTGGACTGTTTTTGGTCAATTTTCAGTGGCTCACTATTTTTCTTTGCATTTTGGTTTGTTCCAGTAATTTAATGTGGCCAGCTTTAACCTCCTAGAATCTAGGTGTGTGCCCgtacgttgcaacggaaacatataataccattgGTAACTTATGTAAGCTGGGGATGAGCATCGACGCTTATTTGACCAGATCTTTTTCTTCCTTGGGGATCTGGGagtgttgcaacgggaacatataataccattggTAACTTATTTATCGATTACGGTGGGGCAGCAGGCTGCTGTGCTCTTGGGAGAGCAGCCCGTCTACCACGCCATACAGCGTACCATTGGCTGCGGGGTCGCCATGCCCCCAGTGGCGCTGTCCAGCAAGGAGGGTGAGTATTTGGGGGAGTATCGGCGAAGTATTACTCAGACcatctaaccaactcagctaattTGCAGTTCCAGTGAACACAACTGAAGCCGCGTGTATTCCGTTTCATCATCGATTATATGCATTATTATATACAAGTTAATGCAACATAGATACTGCTTTCTACCCACTCAATTCTCCTAATAATATGCATTCACAGTAAATACAACAATCTCCTAGCAACAAAACCTTAAAAAACAGATGTATTCCTGAGCGCGTCACTTGTAGGCGTGAATGTAGTATTGGAAGTAGAAGTCCTGGATGAAGTTGGCAAGCCAGCGGGAGGCAGCGAAGCACAGCACGGCCGTCGACACGACCGTGGCCCTCTGAACAGTCGACGTGAGGACCGTTCCATTGGCGACGGCAAGGAACCTGACGACGGCGGTCGAGGCCACCTGCAAGGCAGCCTCGAGCGCCTTCATGGCCTTGAGCGGTGCGTTGCAGCTCCTGCACTGCACCACGTGCGACCAATACCTGCCATGGGCATCCACagttatatgtttccgttgcaacgcatgggCACACATCTAGTACATATTAAGCCTGCAATACACGATCATGCTGGTGGCGGCGGGCATAGCAGCACCCGGTCACACAGACGTATGGAACTCTAGGTCTCACCGGTCTCGAGCTCTGTACTTCACTGGACGTCTCGATCTCGCCGTCTCAGGTAGTCGGACTGGCCGACTGGTGGTGGTGGATGGAGATGGGCGATGCCAACGGGCACAG contains these protein-coding regions:
- the LOC103632835 gene encoding calcium-transporting ATPase 5, plasma membrane-type-like produces the protein MDTLGALALATEPPTDNLMKRNPVGRREPLVTNIIRRNLFVQALYQVAILLIFNFDGVRILRLQNESRSDAEKIKNTFIFNTFVFCQVEYLFFNNLRIITEH